One window of the Camelina sativa cultivar DH55 chromosome 1, Cs, whole genome shotgun sequence genome contains the following:
- the LOC109124408 gene encoding WD repeat-containing protein 75-like, which translates to MIRGGRSYVTSPPSFSNDAKKLLVCTGNTVSVFSAATGLQITSLEGHTAPVTTLIVVPASSPAQKILCYCWTASLDGTVRHWDFSGPELLKTIDAQLPIYSMVIPSLLSEPQVQIDKRRELSGKLVAYVSVEDTSVVKDGSKELRGHIRRFNLAKPRIPRGDTLKETAEPESIVISPSGEFFGIRHKCKIHIWDVPSSGGGSRHAVSRKMTLHHSKFINAFAFHPTERIIAAGDVTGRVLIWRGVGNRKLALGNQKKKVRAMVDLDNAGVRGEDDAESCTTWHWHSAEVNK; encoded by the exons atgattcgCGGCGGAAGAAGCTACGTAACTTCACCTCCTTCATTCTCCAACGACGCTAAAAAGCTTCTTGTTTGCACAGGAAACACTGTCTCCGTTTTCAGCGCCGCCACTGGCTTACAG ATTACTTCGCTTGAAGGTCATACAGCTCCAGTAACGACTCTAATCGTTGTTCCTGCATCGAGTCCTGCTCAAAAGATCCTCTGTTATTGTTGGACTGCGTCTCTTGATGGTACAGTTCGTCATTGGGATTTCTCAGGACCTGAGCTTTTGAAAACTATCGATGCCCAGCTTCCCATTTACTCTATG GTTATTCCTTCTCTTTTGAGTGAACCTCAAGTGCAAATTGATAAACGTCGTGAGTTGTCTGGTAAGTTGGTTGCTTATGTTTCGGTTGAGGATACAAGTGTTGTTAAAGACGGTTCTAAAGAGTTGCGTGGACATATCAGAAGATTTAACCTTGCTAAACCACGAATTCCTCGTGGTGACACTTTGAAAGAG ACGGCAGAACCAGAATCTATTGTTATCAGTCCCTCTGGAGAGTTTTTCGGAATCCGTCACAAGTGTAAAATTCATATATGGGATGTTCCTTCTTCTGGAGGAGGATCAAGGCATGCGGTTTCCAGGAAGATGACACTACATCATTCAAAGTTTATCAATGCTTTTGCTTTTCATCCCACTGAGAGAATTATAGCTGCTGGAGATGTTACTGGAAGAGTGTTGATTTGGAGAGGAGTTGGTAATAGAAAACTTGCCTTGggtaatcaaaagaaaaaagtgagagCTATGGTTGATTTGGATAACGCTGGAGTGAGAGGTGAAGATGATGCTGAATCTTGCACTACATGGCACTGGCACTCTGCTGAAGTTAAT AAATAA
- the LOC104700937 gene encoding uncharacterized protein LOC104700937, whose product MPINKDPSTPPPVIGKIGPYTVFMTPLATPKPPEFPSSTVSQKPVMAPPVLPPPQQFKSVASSGEDGSVLGFFKNAVTKVQNAHSSVDDHLVRWFGLNQSKYQWALDEYYESKGSDIKAVKAKEMPGKAQSV is encoded by the exons ATGCCGATCAACAAAGACCCATCAACACCTCCTCCTGTCATCGGAAAAATCGGTCCTTACACAGTCTTTATGACTCCTCTGGCCACTCCTAAACCACCTGAATTTCCCTCTTCCACCGTGTCTCAGAAGCCTGTCATGGCACCTCCCGTTCTTCCTCCCCCTCAGCAGTTTAAGTCGGTGGCTTCTTCTGGAGAGGACGGCTCTGTTTTGGGCTTCTTTAAAAACGCCGTCACCAAGGTTCAAAATG CTCATTCAAGTGTGGATGATCATTTGGTGAGATGGTTTGGGTTAAACCAGTCTAAGTATCAGTGGGCTTTGGATGAGTACTACGAAAGCAAAGGATCA GATATCAAGGCTGTGAAAGCAAAGGAGATGCCTGGAAAAGCACAGAGCGTATAA